Proteins encoded by one window of Pseudorca crassidens isolate mPseCra1 chromosome 3, mPseCra1.hap1, whole genome shotgun sequence:
- the CKMT2 gene encoding creatine kinase S-type, mitochondrial encodes MASTFSKLLTGRNASLLFATLGTSALTTGYLLKRQNVCAEAREQHRLFPPSADYPDLRKHNNCMAECLTPAIYAKLRNKVTPNGYTLDQCIQTGVDNPGHPFIKTVGMVAGDEESYEVFADLFDPVIKLRHNGYDPRVMKHPTDLDESKITHGQLDERYVLSSRVRTGRSIRGLSLPPACTRAERREVENVAVMALKGLKGDLAGRYYRLSEMTEKDQQRLIDDHFLFDKPVSPLLTCAGMARDWPDARGIWHNNDKTFLIWINEEDHTRVISMEKGGNMKRVFERFCRGLKEVERLIQERGWEFMWNERLGYILTCPSNLGTGLRAGVHVRIPKLSKDPRFSKILENLRLQKRGTGGVDTEAVADVYDISNIDRIGRSEVELVQIVIDGVNYLVDCEKKLEKGQDIKVPPPLPQFTKK; translated from the exons ATGGCCAGTACCTTCTCGAAGTTGCTAACTGGCCGCAATGCCTCTCTGTTATTTGCTACCTTGGGCACCAGTGCCCTGACTACTGGGTACCTGCTGAAACGGCAGAATGTGTGTGCTGAGGCCCGGGAACAACACAGGCTATTCCCTCCTAG TGCAGACTACCCTGATCTGCGCAAACACAACAACTGCATGGCCGAGTGCCTCACGCCGGCCATCTACGCCAAGCTCCGCAACAAGGTGACGCCCAATGGCTACACCCTGGACCAGTGTATCCAGACTGGAGTGGATAACCCCGGCCACCCCTTCATAAAGACCGTGGGCATGGTGGCTGGTGACGAGGAGTCCTATGAG GTGTTTGCCGACCTTTTTGACCCTGTCATCAAGCTGAGGCACAATGGCTATGACCCCAGGGTGATGAAGCACCCCACGGATCTGGACGAATCCAAG ATCACACATGGGCAGTTGGACGAGCGCTACGTGCTGTCATCTCGGGTGCGCACGGGCCGCAGCATCCGCGGGCTGAGCCTGCCGCCCGCCTGCACCCGGGCCGAGCGGAGGGAGGTGGAGAACGTGGCCGTCATGGCCCTGAAGGGCCTCAAGGGGGACCTGGCCGGCCGCTACTACCGGCTGTCCGAGATGACGGAGAAGGACCAGCAGCGGCTCATCGAT GACCACTTTCTATTTGATAAGCCAGTATCCCCTTTACTAACTTGTGCTGGGATGGCCCGTGACTGGCCAGATGCCAGGGGAATCTG GCATAATAATGACAAGACATTTCTCATCTGGATTAATGAGGAAGACCACACCAGGGTAATCTCTATGGAGAAAGGAGGCAATATGAAAAGAGTATTTGAGCGATTCTGTCGTGGACTAAAAGAG GTAGAACGCCTAATCCAAGAACGAGGCTGGGAGTTCATGTGGAACGAGCGCCTGGGATACATTCTGACCTGCCCTTCGAACCTCGGCACAGGATTACGGGCTGGTGTCCACGTTAGGATCCCAAAGCTCAGCAAG GATCCGCGATTTTCTAAGATCCTGGAGAACCTGAGACTCCAGAAGCGTGGCACAGGTGGTGTGGACACGGAAGCAGTGGCGGATGTGTATGACATTTCCAACATAGATCGAATTGGCCGATCAGAG GTTGAGCTTGTTCAGATAGTCATCGATGGAGTCAATTACCTGGTGGATTGTGAAAAGAAGTTGGAGAAAGGCCAAGATATTAAGGTGCCACCTCCTCTACCTCAGTTTACCAAGAAGTGA